The sequence GGCAGAGTCCGCAGCAGTTGCATTTTGCTTCATCGACACAGGACGCCTTGCTTCTGATATTCACCTTGAAATTGCCGACGTATCCAGAGACGTCCTCCACTTCTGAATAAGCGTAAAGCCTGATATTGGGATGCGAAGCCACCTTTGACATCATCGGTGAAACCAGACCGGGTATGCGGTCACCGGTCAGGAACGTCCCTGACAGCTGCGTGGTATGTCCGCCGATGCTGGGGCTTCTTTCCACCAGTACTACCTCGTAGCCGCTATCGGCAATGTCCAGCGCGGATTGCATCCCCGCCACCCCGGCCCCGACAACCATCACCCTTTTGGTCAGCGGCACCACCAGCGGGGTAAGAGAGATATTGCGACGCAGTTTTTCGATGACCGATTTAATGATTGATACCGCTTTTCTGGTAGCCGTCTCTTTATCGGCAGCATGGGGCCAGCTGCACTGCTCCCGTATATTGGCAATCTCACATAAGTAGGGATTAAGGCCTTCAGACTCAGCCAGCTTGCGAAACGTCGTCTGGTGCAGGGAGGGCGAGCAATTGCTCATGACAATGCCGTTCAGGTCCTTCTCTCTGATTGCCTTGCGCACCAGCTCCTGACCCGGGTCGGAGCACATGTAGATGTAGTGCTCGGCGTGGGCCACACCGGGATAGTCCTTAATCTGCTCGACAACGCGTTCAACGTCCACCGTGCCGGCGATATTCAACCCGCAGTGGCAGACAAAGACGCCGATTCTCTTCTCTTTCATCGCTGTTCCACTTTTTCCAGCGCTGATTCCTTATGCGAGAAAAGGACAAGTACCTTACTGGCGGCACCGCTCCCCTGGGCCACTGAATCGGGAATGTCTTTAGGTCCCTGGGCTGTTCCGGCAACGTAAATGCCCGGTACCGAAGTCTCCAGTGGACGCAGTTTGGCGTGCACTTCGGTTATAAACCCGTGTTCATCCGTGTTTATGCCAAGTGCCTGCGCCAGTTCTTCACTGGTCGGGTCAATTATCATAGCCATGCCCAGCACTACCAGGTCGCAGGACAGTTCGATTTTCTTCCCGGTCAGGGTATCGGCCCCCCAGACCCTGAGCTTTTTCCCGTCCCGGAAAACCTTGGATACTCTTCCCCTCAGGTACAATACGCCGTCCTCTTCCACGGCCCTCTGCACAAACTCCTCGTAGCCTTTCCCCGTGCTCCGGGTGTCCATATAGAAGATGTATGCCTGGCCGTCGGGGACAGCGTGCTTGTAGAGCATGGCCTGTTTCGCCAGATACATGCAGCACACCCGGGAACAATAAGGCACACCGTGCTCGGGGTCGCGGGAGCCCACACAGGAGATGAATACCACCTCTTTAGGTGCTTTCGCGTCGGACGGCCGCAATACCACCCCGGCAGTAGGACCTCCCGGGCAGAGTATCCTTTCAAACTGAATCCCATCCAGAATGTCCGGGTCCGATTCAAACTCAGTGATTGCCTTTGTGGGAGTGAGTTCAAACCCGGTGGCCACGACAATGGCGCCGACATCATATTCCTCATAACGGTCAACCATCTCGTGATTGATGGCTTTTCTTTCACAGGCTGCCTCACAGGAGAGGCATTCGCAACAGCCAGCGCAGTTCAGACAGCGTTTGGCTTCCGCAATGGCCACCTTTTCGTCGAAGCCAAGCTCAACCTCGGCAAAGGAACCTGCTCTCTGTTTCAGGTCCAGCATCGGCATAGCTGCCCTCGACCCCGGCAATATTCCTTCCTTTGAGACTTCCTCGACTCTGTGCGGCTGCTCTGGTCTTCCCTGGCGCAGATTCGTACCACTTAAATATCGGTCGATGCTTTCCGCGGCTTCATTGCCGGCCGCAACGGCTCCAATGACATCGGCCGGACCGGAGACCACATCACCGCCGGCGAAGACGCCGGCAAGATTTGTTTCAAATGTGACCGGGTCTGTTGAGAGGGTCTCCCGCTCAGTGTAAGCCAGCTTCTCGGGTAATCCAGCCTTGTCTACCGTCTGTCCGATGGCGATAATGGCATTATCAACATCCATGATAAACTCTGAGCCCTTGAGTGGTATCGGCCGCCTCCGACCGCTGGCATCAGGCTCACCAAGCTCCATACGGATGCACTCGATACCGGTTAATTTATCCCCCTGGCTCAGAACCTTTACCGGCGCGGCCAGGATGTGAAGTTTTATGCCTTCCTTTTCCGCCTCATCAACCTCACCGGCAACCGCCGGCATCTCGTCCCGCGAACGACGATACAGAATACTGACCTCTTCAACGCCGAGACGCCGGGCAACTCTGGCGGCATCCACCGCCGCATTGCCCCCGCCGATAACTGCCACCCGACTGCCCAAACTGATTTTATCCCCCGAACTTACTCTCTTTAAAAAATCAAGGGCATGAATGACACCCGATGTGTCTTCGCCAGGAATGCCCATCTTCTGGCTTATCCCGGCGCCCGTACCCAGGAAAACCGCCCTGTATCCCCCGGCGAAGAGCTTGCTCAGGTCCCCCACCGGACTATTCGTCTTGATTTCCACGCCGAGTTCCCTGATATAATCGATCTCGTTATCCAGTATATTATTCGGTAACCGGTATTCTGGAATTCCATAGCGCAGCAGGCCGCCGGCCATAGGCATGGCTTCGAATACGGTCACCGGATATCCTCTCCTGACCAGATCATAGGCGCAGGCCAGGCCCGCCGGCCCGGAGCCAACGATAGCTACTTTCTCCTGCTTCGTCCTCTCAACCGGAATCGCCTTCTCCCTGCCTTCCTTCAGCTCGTAATCGGCAATGAATCGCTTCAGGGCACGAATGGCCATGGGTTGTTCCACGGTCTTGCGTTCGCAATCTGTTTCACAGGGGTGAGTGCAGACCCGCCCGATTACCCCGGCGAAGGGCATGGTCCGACGCACCACCTCCAGGGCTTCTCTGTACTTTCCCTGGGAGATAAGGGCGATGTAGCCCTGAGCGTTAACGCCCGCCGGGCAGGCGATTCGACACGGTGAGATTCCTCTCTTTTCCACGGTAAAGACAGCGGGCACTGCCTGACCGAAGGGCTTGTAGATCGCTTTCTGTGCAACTACTCCGCGCTCATATTCGCTGTATACTTCTACCGGGCATACGGGAGAACAATCCCCGCATCCGGTGCACTTATCCCGGTCCACATAGGAAGCCTTTCTTCTAACGCGGACGGAGAAATTCCCTACCTGACCGGAAACCTTCTCTACCTCCGAATAGGTCAGGAGTCTGATATTGGGGTGCTGGCCGACCTCCACCATCTTGGGCGTCAGGATGCACTGCGGGCAGTCCAGCGTGGGAAAGACCTCGGAGTACTGGATCATATGCCCGCCGATGCTGGGGGTTCTTTCCACCAGAATAACTTCATATCCGGCATCGGCGATGTCCAGGGCCGCCTGAATACCGGCCACCCCACCGCCAATAATCAACGCCCTTCTGGTAACAGAATCGCCTAACCTTCCCATTGCTTTTCCATACCGTAATTAAGAGACCAGCTTCTTGCTCTTGAGGAGAGAAAGCGAGTCAGCATAGTCCAGTTCAAAATGGCAAACCTCCGGGTCAATTCCCAGCGAAATGGCCAGAAGCTGACTGAAATAGAAAATCGGCATGCCCTGAAAATCGCTGTATTTCTGCATTAATTCAGACTGTCTCTGGCTGAGGTTGAAATGACAGAGGGGACAGGTGAGGACCATGGCCTCGGCGTCCCGCCTCAGTGCCGAGCTCAATATCTCCCAGGCGCGCTGGGTAATGGAGTCGGGATTCCCCACGATTTGAAATGCGCCGCAGCATTCGGTGGCGTAAGGGAAATCAACCGCCTCGGCACCTATGGCTTCCATCAGTCGGTGCAAAATGGTTGGCCTCTCCACCTGGTCTATAGCCACCTCCTGAGGCCGCAGCAGGGTACAGCCGTAGTATGGTGCCACCTTCAGGCCCTGCAGCGGAACCTTGACTTTGGCAGCGATGTTCTCCCAGCCGACCTCATCCCGCAGCACTTCGAGGAGATGGACGACCTCCACCTCCCCATTGTAGTCAACCTCCTCTTCCATGAAGTCGTTAAGGGTCTTCCTTTTTTCGCCGTCATTCCGCATCAGCAGGTTCGCCCGCTTCAGCGTATGGTAGCAAAAAGAGCACAGCGTACCCACTCTGTCACCGCCCTGCTCTTTGACGCGAATCAAGTTTCTCACCGGCGCCAGGTGATGAGCCAGGTCGTCTTCAGCCAGCGAATAGACGGTGCCGCAGCAATTCCAGCGCTCGATTTCAGCCAGCCTGATGCCCAGGGCATCCATGGCGGCAACGGCGGAATCCTCGAGGCCTTTTGCCCTGGTCTTCAACGTACACCCT is a genomic window of Chloroflexota bacterium containing:
- a CDS encoding FAD-dependent oxidoreductase; the protein is MGRLGDSVTRRALIIGGGVAGIQAALDIADAGYEVILVERTPSIGGHMIQYSEVFPTLDCPQCILTPKMVEVGQHPNIRLLTYSEVEKVSGQVGNFSVRVRRKASYVDRDKCTGCGDCSPVCPVEVYSEYERGVVAQKAIYKPFGQAVPAVFTVEKRGISPCRIACPAGVNAQGYIALISQGKYREALEVVRRTMPFAGVIGRVCTHPCETDCERKTVEQPMAIRALKRFIADYELKEGREKAIPVERTKQEKVAIVGSGPAGLACAYDLVRRGYPVTVFEAMPMAGGLLRYGIPEYRLPNNILDNEIDYIRELGVEIKTNSPVGDLSKLFAGGYRAVFLGTGAGISQKMGIPGEDTSGVIHALDFLKRVSSGDKISLGSRVAVIGGGNAAVDAARVARRLGVEEVSILYRRSRDEMPAVAGEVDEAEKEGIKLHILAAPVKVLSQGDKLTGIECIRMELGEPDASGRRRPIPLKGSEFIMDVDNAIIAIGQTVDKAGLPEKLAYTERETLSTDPVTFETNLAGVFAGGDVVSGPADVIGAVAAGNEAAESIDRYLSGTNLRQGRPEQPHRVEEVSKEGILPGSRAAMPMLDLKQRAGSFAEVELGFDEKVAIAEAKRCLNCAGCCECLSCEAACERKAINHEMVDRYEEYDVGAIVVATGFELTPTKAITEFESDPDILDGIQFERILCPGGPTAGVVLRPSDAKAPKEVVFISCVGSRDPEHGVPYCSRVCCMYLAKQAMLYKHAVPDGQAYIFYMDTRSTGKGYEEFVQRAVEEDGVLYLRGRVSKVFRDGKKLRVWGADTLTGKKIELSCDLVVLGMAMIIDPTSEELAQALGINTDEHGFITEVHAKLRPLETSVPGIYVAGTAQGPKDIPDSVAQGSGAASKVLVLFSHKESALEKVEQR
- a CDS encoding CoB--CoM heterodisulfide reductase iron-sulfur subunit B family protein; this encodes MELSYYPGCTLKTRAKGLEDSAVAAMDALGIRLAEIERWNCCGTVYSLAEDDLAHHLAPVRNLIRVKEQGGDRVGTLCSFCYHTLKRANLLMRNDGEKRKTLNDFMEEEVDYNGEVEVVHLLEVLRDEVGWENIAAKVKVPLQGLKVAPYYGCTLLRPQEVAIDQVERPTILHRLMEAIGAEAVDFPYATECCGAFQIVGNPDSITQRAWEILSSALRRDAEAMVLTCPLCHFNLSQRQSELMQKYSDFQGMPIFYFSQLLAISLGIDPEVCHFELDYADSLSLLKSKKLVS